Proteins encoded by one window of Pseudostreptobacillus hongkongensis:
- a CDS encoding oligopeptide ABC transporter substrate-binding protein — MNKFMKASIMLGVLGMLISCGPGKSRSEKGGETTSLNFPMEYTSDQKAIEGGELKVALVTNSPFKGIFSPLHYQEAPDGDIMNYFNEEIFWKNDDFEIVGKEGGMATVTLDEKNKTINIKFREGLKWSDGAPLGVDDFIYTYEVLGSPDYTGVRYSPEDHGTIIGMKEYHEGKAKTISGFEKVSDTELKIHVSELSPKLITGGGALTSGGSILPKHYLSDVAIKDLASSDKVRKNPISNGRFVVKSIVPGESVELVPNENYYLGKPKLDKVVIKTLGTQLQATAMKNGEFHVYLELDQSLYEKFKDFDNLSLIGRPDLYYQYLGFNLGHYDKEKGVSIQDRKTPLQDVKVRQAMAYALNVDEIAQAFYGGIRQRANGVTPPVFKKYYNSSLEGYPYNPEKAKQLLAEAGYKDTDGDGIVDKDGKNLKLHFTTMNGSEVAEPIAQQMLQNWKEIGVDVELTNGRLLDFNLFYDKIQANDDDIDMYMAAWGVGSSLDPAQSKSKYVEFNMTRYANDENERLMNAISDPKGISDPNYKAEAYKKWEEYFVSQAVEVPLMFRYIVVPINKGIKYANVFIDDSKAIYDTQFVTPLPVKASN; from the coding sequence ATGAATAAATTTATGAAAGCTAGCATAATGCTAGGAGTATTAGGAATGTTGATTTCTTGTGGACCAGGTAAATCAAGATCAGAAAAAGGTGGAGAAACGACAAGTTTAAATTTCCCTATGGAATATACAAGTGATCAAAAAGCAATTGAAGGTGGGGAATTAAAAGTTGCATTAGTTACTAATTCACCATTTAAAGGTATTTTTTCACCACTACATTATCAAGAAGCACCAGATGGAGATATTATGAATTATTTCAATGAAGAAATATTCTGGAAAAATGATGATTTTGAAATTGTTGGTAAAGAAGGTGGAATGGCGACAGTTACATTAGATGAAAAAAATAAAACTATTAATATTAAATTTAGAGAAGGTCTTAAATGGTCAGATGGAGCTCCTTTAGGTGTTGACGATTTTATTTATACATATGAAGTACTAGGTTCACCTGATTATACAGGAGTTAGATATAGTCCAGAAGATCATGGAACTATTATAGGTATGAAAGAATATCATGAAGGAAAAGCTAAAACTATATCAGGATTTGAAAAAGTTAGTGATACTGAGTTAAAAATACATGTTAGTGAGCTAAGTCCAAAATTAATTACTGGTGGAGGAGCTCTAACTTCAGGTGGATCAATATTACCAAAACACTATTTATCTGATGTGGCTATTAAAGATTTAGCAAGTTCAGATAAGGTTAGAAAAAACCCTATATCAAATGGGAGATTTGTGGTTAAAAGTATAGTACCAGGAGAATCAGTAGAATTAGTGCCTAATGAAAACTATTACTTAGGTAAACCAAAACTAGATAAGGTAGTTATAAAAACATTAGGAACTCAATTACAAGCAACAGCAATGAAAAATGGAGAATTCCATGTTTATTTAGAATTAGATCAATCTCTTTATGAAAAATTCAAAGACTTTGATAACTTAAGTTTAATTGGTAGACCTGATTTATACTATCAATATTTAGGATTTAACTTAGGACATTATGATAAAGAAAAAGGTGTGAGTATACAAGATAGAAAAACTCCTCTTCAAGATGTGAAAGTTAGACAAGCTATGGCATATGCTTTAAATGTTGATGAAATTGCTCAAGCATTCTATGGTGGTATAAGACAAAGAGCAAATGGAGTTACACCTCCTGTATTTAAAAAATACTATAATTCATCTCTTGAAGGATACCCATATAATCCTGAAAAAGCTAAACAATTACTAGCAGAAGCAGGATATAAAGATACTGATGGTGATGGAATAGTAGATAAAGATGGTAAAAATCTAAAACTTCACTTTACAACTATGAATGGTAGTGAGGTTGCAGAACCTATAGCACAACAAATGCTACAAAATTGGAAAGAAATTGGAGTAGATGTTGAATTAACTAATGGAAGATTATTAGACTTCAACTTATTCTATGATAAAATACAAGCAAATGATGATGATATAGATATGTATATGGCTGCATGGGGTGTAGGAAGTTCACTTGATCCAGCTCAAAGTAAGAGTAAATATGTTGAGTTCAATATGACTCGTTATGCAAATGATGAAAATGAAAGATTAATGAATGCAATATCAGATCCTAAAGGAATAAGTGATCCTAATTATAAAGCAGAAGCATACAAGAAATGGGAAGAATACTTTGTTTCACAAGCTGTAGAAGTACCATTAATGTTTAGATATATTGTAGTACCTATTAATAAAGGTATTAAATATGCAAATGTATTTATTGATGATTCAAAAGCAATCTATGATACACAATTTGTAACACCATTACCAGTTAAAGCTTCAAATTAA